GGTAGATCGTCGGCTTTCCGACCCCTGACCTCGCGGCCACCGCTTCGATCGACAGGCGCCCGAAGCCGTCATTCATGAGGATTTCATGCGCCACCGACAAGGCCCGCTTCCTTGCGGTCTTGCTGGGCGGGCGCCCGCGCGGTTTCCTGGGGTTCGGTTGATCTTGACTCATTATGTAACGTGACGTAACGTAATTAATGTAGATACGCAAGGACACCCCATGTCTTCGATCACGACAGTCATACCCCATATCATCGCAAGGGATGCCAAGGCCGCCATCGCATTCTACATCGCGGCCTTCGGCGCGACCGAGATATTTCGCATGACCGATCCCTCCGATGGCAGGATCGGTCACGCGGAACTGAAATTCGGCGACAGCACCATCATGCTCGCCGACGAGTATCCCGATTTCGGCGCGCTCGGCCCCGACACGATCGGCGGCTCGCCGGTGACGCTGCACCTGTCGACGACAGCGGTCGATGCCGACCTCGCCCGCGCCGTCGAGGCCGGCGCGACGATCCTGCGCGCCGCCACCGACCAGAGCTTCGGCGAGCGCAACGCGATGGTGCAGGACCCGTTCGGCCACCGGTGGAGACTGTCGCAAACCATCGAGCAACTGCACCCCGACGAGATGCAGCGGCGCTGGGACGAAGAAGCCGCCTCATGAGCAGCGGGTGGCCGCCAGCCGCTCGAAGAGCCGGGCAACGGCTTCGGCACCGGGATCGACATTGCCGCTGAGCTGAGCGGCAGTCACATAGGACGCCCGCCCGGCATTCGCCGTCAACATCCGCGCGGTCGACATGGCACCGGTTCTCGCATGCGAGGCGGCTGCCTGCAGCCCGTCCCGAAGGCCCTCCAGGGCGGGTGCCAGGGCGTCGATCATGGTACGATCGCCAGGATCACGCCCGACGAGCCCCCCATCGTCTGGCTCAATTCGCGGCTGATCGCGGGCAGCAACTGCCCGAGATCGGCCAAGGGCAAATCGTCCAGGCGATCCAGCAACGTGATCTTCACCCGCATAGACTTCTTCCATGATCTTGCCGGTTCCTGAAAACCAGGCATCACAAGGATCACGTTGGATTACCCCGCATTCATACGGCCAAAGGTGCGACAGGCCAGATTTGCGCATTGCACGTCTTCGTCGCTGCTGGCGCCGCTCACCCCGATGCCGCCGATGACGGCCCCAACGGATGTCGTGATCGGCAAACCGCCCGTAATGGCCACGAAACACAACCACGATCCATACGCAGATGATCCTCGTCAGGGATACGCGCCCGGGCCTGTATGAAACGCCCCGGAACCTGCCAAACGCCCGTTTCCCGCTGCGACAGTAGCTTTTCGAGGAAAACGAGTCCATCGCACCCGGATTTGGTTCGCGGGGTTGCCTCACCTCGATGCGGCCAGTATGCGAGGCCGGAACGAAAGGTGAATACATGCGCAGACACAGCTTCGAGCGCGATGGCGTGGTCTTTTCATTCCTCGACGCCGGCGGTGACGGCAAGCCGTTGCTCGCGCTTCATGGCCACTGGATGGGGGCGTCCGACTTTACGGAGGTTGCCGACGATCTTTCGCCCGAATGGCGCGTGATCGCACTCGACCAGCGCGGCTTTGGCGAAACCGACCACGGGGCCGCGCACCACATGGCCGCCTATGTCGGCGATGCGGTCGCGCTGCTGGCGCATCTTGCCATCGCCGCGCCGGTTCCGGTCCTGGGTCATTCCTTTGGCGGTATCGTCGCCTATCATCTGGCGGCCGCGCACCCGGAGCGGGTTTCCGCGATGATCATCGAAGATATCGGGGTGAACATCCAGGATGATTCCACACCCTTCGTCACCCATTGGAGCGGAACCTTCCGGCTGCGCGAAACATTGGAGGACCGGCTTGGCCCGCGACTGGCGCCCTATCTGCAGCGTTCCATCCGCCGCACAAAGGACGGCTGGACACTCAATTTCGATCCGGCCGAATTCCTGCTGTCGGAGCAGGCAACCAACGGCGACCACTGGAACGTCTGGCTGCAAAGCCGCTGCCCCGCCCTGGTCCTGTCCGGCAGCGAAAGCCGTGTCTGCGACCGGGCAGAGCTGCAAGCCATGGCGGAAAGGCGCGACGGCACCGAGTTCGCCCGGCTGGAGGCCGGTCACTCGATCCATATCGACGCGCGCCCGGAATTCGTGGAACGCTTGCGGCAGTTTCTGGACAAGCAGCATCCGTGAACGGCCGGCATCATTCGCCGAGCCGGCCGTGTCACCGCCCTATCCGGGTTGCCCCGTGTCGGCCCTATTGCGGTTCGGGCACCAGGATCTCGCGTTTGCCGACATGGTTGGCGGCTGACACCAGCCCCTGCTCCTCCATCTGCTCGACCAGGCGGGCGGCCTTGTTGTAGCCGATCGCCAGCTTGCGCTGGATGTAGGAGGTCGAGCATTTGCGGTCGTTGATCACCACCTGCACCGCCTGATCATAGAGCGCGTCCTCGCCATTGGTGTTGCCGCCCAGCCCCAGCACCAGGTCGATATCGTCGGCCTTTTCGTCATCGGGGCCGTCCAGCACCGTGCCGACATATTCCGGCGGGCCAAAGCTCTTGAGATGGCTGACCACCTCCTCGACCTCTTCGTCGGACACAAACGGCCCGTGGCAGCGGGTGATCTTGGCCCCGCCCGCCATGTAGAGCATGTCGCCCATGCCCAGAAGCTGTTCGGCGCCCATTTCGCCGAGGATGGTCCGGCTGTCCACCTTGGACGTCACCTGGAACGAGATCCGGGTCGGGAAGTTGGCCTTGATGGTGCCGGTGATCACGTCGACCGAGGGCCGCTGCGTGGCCATGATCAGGTGGATGCCCGATGCCCGCGCCATCTGCGCGAGACGCTGGATGCAGGCCTCGATTTCCTTGCCCGCGACCATCATCAGGTCGGCCATCTCGTCCACGATCACCACGATATAGGGCAGTTTCTCGGGGGCGAATTCCTCGGTCTCGAACACCGGTTCGCCGGTTTCGTCGTCGAACCCGGTCTGCACCGTGCGCGAGAACATTTCGTTCTTGGACAGTGCATCCTTTACCCGGCCGTTATAGCCGGCGATGTTGCGCACGCCCATCTTCGACATCTTGCGATAGCGGTCCTCCATCTCGCCCACGACCCATTTGAGCGCCACGACCGCCTTTTTCGGATCGGTCACCACCGGCGACAGAAGGTGCGGAATACCGTCATAGACCGACAGTTCCAGCATCTTGGGGTCGATCATGATCAGCCGGCATTCCTCGGGCGTCAGCTTGTAGAGCAGCGACAGGATCATGGTGTTGATGGCGACGGATTTGCCCGAACCGGTGGTCCCCGCGATCAGCAGGTGCGGCATCTTGGCCAGGTTGGCCACCACCGGGTCGCCCCCGATATCCTTGCCCAGCGCCAACGGCAGGCTGCGGTTGCCGTCGCCGAATTCGCGGCTGGCGAGTATCTCGCGCAGCACGACCTTTTCCCGGTTCTCGTTCGGCAGTTCGATCCCGATCACCGACCGGCCGGGAACGGTGGACACACGCGCCGACAGCGCCGACATCGACCGGGCGATGTCGTCGGCCAGACCGATCACGCGCGACGCCTTCAGGCCCGGCGCGGGTTCCAGTTCATACATGGTCACGACCGGGCCGGGGCGGACGCTGACGATCTCGCCCTTGACGCCATAGTCGTCCAGCACGCTTTCCAGCATCCGGGCGTTTTCCTCCAGCGCCTCGTCCGACAGCAGATGGCGCTGGATGCTGACCGGGTTGGTCAGCAGGCTGAGCGGCGGCAGTTCAAACGCCTCGCCCGTTTCGTCAAAGGCCAGGCCCGGCTGTGCCTCGGAGATCGCGCGGGTGGACAGCGCCGCCGTCTTGCGCGGCGGGTTCATCACGACCGTGCGCGGCCCCGCGACCGGGATCGGCATCGGGTCGGGTTCGGGCTCGGACAATGGCAGCGCATCATCCTGCACCGATACCCGCGGCTGCGGATCGCTGGAAGGTTCGCCGGGAAGATCGCCGGAAAGATCACCGGGAGGATCGCTGGGCGGCGCGCTGGGCGCATCGACGGGGGCTGTCGCCTCTTGCGGCTCGGCACCGGCATAGACCGGCGGTTCGACCCGCGCCCGGCCCGCCGAAGGATCCAGAACCAGCGGTTCGGGCCGCCGCCCTCGCCCCTTGGTCAGGGGCAGCGCCGGATCCGGTTCGGGTTCGCCCTTGCGGGCGCGAATCGCGTTGGCGATCCGGTCGCGGATGCGGTCGCCGCTGGGCTCGTCGATCTCGACCGTGAATTCGGGTTCGATCAGTTCGGGCTCGGGCATGGTTTCGGGCCGGCGGATGAAGGACGGCACCTTGGCCAGGACCGAGGGCGCCGACGGGTCGGACCAGTCCGGCAGATCGTCCTCGTCCCCGGCCATGTCCCCGGCTTCGGCGGCACGGCGTTCGGCCCGCGCGGCGTGATGGTCGCGGGCCGCCTGCGCCGCCTGCGCGGCGCCACGGCCCAGCAGCGTCATCAACTGCCCGTAGGCCATCACCAGGCTGACCAGGCAGAACCGCAGCCCGCGTGCGATTTCGGGCCGGGTAAAGCCGGTCACATGGGCGCCCAGCGCCAGCAGGCCGACCCCCAGCAGGAATGAAATCAGCTTGACCGCCATCTGCGATCCCAGCGGCAGCAGCGTCAGCGCCGCCCCCAGAACGGTGTCGCCGAACAGCCCGCCCAGCCCATAGCTGTGGGTGGCCTGCCAGCCCGCGCCCGGCACCAGCGTCGCCGCATAGACCGAGGCCAGCGCGATCGCGATCGGGGCAAAGATCAGCCGCCCCACGGCCCGGTCCGCATGCCAGTGCAGCGCGAACCGCAGCCCCCAGATCACCGCGACCAGCGCGATGCCCCAGGCGCCCTTGCCCGCGATCATGATCAGCGGGGCCGCGACCGAGGCTCCGACACGGCCCAGCCAGTTCTGCACCGGCGCATCGGTCGACACCATCCAGTTCGGGTCGTCGGGGCTGTAGGACCAGATCATCGCCGCCACGGCCAGCCCGAAGCAGATCATGGCGATACCGATCAGTTCCCGGCCCCGCCGCTCCAGTGCCTCCTGCATGTTGCTGTCCAGAAGCGGATCCCGGCTGCGTGTCTGATATGCCATACCTTACCCTCGTTCCCTACGCGTAGAGACAGTCGCGCAGGTCACTCAGCCCGCGCCGTGTCTCGTCCATTGGGGCCACCATCGCGACCCTGATATATCCCTTGCCGGGATTGTCCCGGCCCTCGCCCCGCGCGAGATAGGCGCCGGGCAACACCCGCACCCCGGTTTCCCGCCACAGCTTCAGCGTTGCGGCCTCGCCATCCTCGACCGGCAACCACAAGAAGAACCCGGCCCGTGGCGGCAGGTAGCCCGGCACACCGCCAAAGACCTCATCCGCGAGCGTGTATTTCCGCCGGTAGAGCGCCCGGTTGTCCTCGACATGCGCCTCGTCCGCCCAGGCCCGCGCGGCGGCGGCCTGCAGCGGCGTCGGCAGCGGCGCACCGGAATAGGCGCGCAGCTGGTGGATGCGGGCGATGCTGTCCGGTCCCCCGGCAACGAAGCCCGACCGCAGGCCGGGCAGGTTCGACCGTTTCGACAGCGAATGAAACACCAGCACCCGTTCCGGGTCGGCCCCGGTTTCGGCGGCCACCTGCAACGCGCCCGGCGGCGGGTCGCCGCGATAGAGCTCGGCATAGCATTCATCCGCGAAGATGCGGAAATCGTGTTTCTCCGCCAGTGCCAGCAGGTCGCGCCAGTAATCGCGCCCGGCCACCGCCCCCTGCGGATTGGCGGGCGAACAGACATAGGCAATCACGGTGCGGTCCAGCACCTCGCCCGGCAGCGCCGCGAAATCGGGCAGGTGACCGGTTTCGGCGGTGGCCGGGACATAGACGGGTTCGGCCCCCACCGACAGCGCGGCGACCATGTAGACCTGGTAGAACGGGTTGGGGATCAGCACCGCCGGGCGCTGGCCGCCTTTCCTTTCGGGCCCGAGTGCCATCGCCGCGTTGTAGAGCCCCTCGCGGGTGCCGTTCAGCGCCATCAACTGGCGGTCGGGATCGACCGAAACGCCGTAGCGGCGCGACAGCCAGGCCGCGATCGCGCCCAGCAGCTCGGGCGAGCCGTTGTTGGGCGGATAGCTGTTGAAGCCCGCGACATTCGCGGCGATCACCTGCGCGATCCAGGGCGGGAACGGGTGGCGCGGTTCGCCGATGGACATATGCCGCACCTCGCCGCCGGGCGAATGCCCGTCGAGCAGCGCGCGCAGGCGCGGGAACGCATAGTCCGGTAGGTTCGAAAACCGCTCGGGATAATCCATCGAAACTGCCTCAGGTCGGGGTCGTTGTTCGCCCCGGATTTCGTCCAGATTACAGACGCACGCCCGCCCCGTCCAGAAAAAGGCAGGCGAGTCCCGGCAGTTGTGGCTTTCAGGCCAGCACCCGTTCGGCCGCGGCACCCAGCCTCAGCAATGCCTCTTCGCCCATCGGCGCACCCATCAGGCAGAGACCGCAGGACGGCGTGCCCGTCGGCAGGTTCAGCGCGCTCAGCCCCATCAGATTGCCGATGCGGGTGTTGCGCAGGACCAGCAGGTTCTGGGACTTGTAATAGTCCGGGTCCGAGGCCAGCCGGTCCAGCTGCGGCGGCACGGTCGGCACGGTGGGGCACAGCACGGCGTCGAACCCCGCCACGGCGCGGCGCCAAGTGGCGCGGACCCGGTCCAGCGCGGCCCAGGCGGCGACATAATCCGGCCCGGAATGGCTGGCGCCGAGCCGGAACCGGTCGCGTATCTCGGGGAACATGGCGTCGGGGCTGGCCTCGATCGCCGCGCGCCACTGCCCGTAGGCCTCGGTGGTATAGAGAACGCCCGACAGCGCCAGCGCATCGGACAGTTCCGGCACCTGCAACGGCTCGAGCCGCGCGCCCGCCCGTTCCAGCCTGGTGCAGGCCGCGTCGAACGCCGCCCGCGGGGCATCGTGCAGGTCATCCAGCGCCACGGTTTCCAGCACCGCCAGCCGCCGCCCGTCCAGCCGCGCGCCGCGCAGGTCGGCCGGTTGCCCGCCTTCCAGCAGGGCGAGATACAGCGCCGCATCCTCGACGCTGCGGGCCAGCGGCCCGACCGTGTCGAATTTCGGACAGAGCGGCACGATACCGTCCAGGGGCACTCTGCCGGCGGTGGTTTTCAACCCCACGAGATCGTTCCACGCGGACGGCACCCGCACGGATCCGCCGGTATCCGACCCGATCCCGCAGGCGGCCAGCCCGAACGCGACCGATGCCGCCGCCCCCGAGGACGACCCGCCCGGCGCGGCACCGGCGTCGTTGACGCAGGGCGATGTCGCCTTGACCGGGTTCAGCCCCAGCCCGGAAAACGCCAGTTCGCTCATATGGGTCTTGCCCAGGCAGACCGCGCCCATCGCGGTGGCGTTGCGCAGCACCGGGGCATCCCGGTCGGGCACCCGCCCCTTCAGCAGGTCCGACCCGGCCTCGGTCACGATGCCGGCACTGTCGAACAGGTCTTTCCAGCTTATCGGAACACCATCGACCAGCGAACGCCGCTGCCCGGTGCGGGCGCGGATGCGGGCGGCGCGGGCCTCGGCCAGGGCGCGGCCCGGGGTCGCGCGGGCATAGATGCGGTCGCTCATCGGATGGGCCGCGATGGCATCCAGATAGGCCTGCGCCAGATCGACCGGGTCGATGTCGCCCGCCGCGATGCCGCGCCCCAGATCCCCCGCCGTCATCGTCAACCAGTTCGACATGCACCCGTCCTTTCGCGTTTTCCGGAACGGTAGCGACAGGACCGCGCATGGACAATCCCGTCCCGGCACGCATAGTGCCACCATGGAACTGAACAGTGATGTCCTGATCGTCGGAGGCGGGCTGAACGGCCCGGCCCTTGCGCTGGCCCTGGCCCGCGCCGGACATTCCGTCACCGTGATCGACGCCCTCGCCGCCAGCGCCCGGCGCGATGCCGATTTCGACGGTCGCGCCTATGCGCTGGCGCTGTCATCGCAACGGCTGCTGGCGGCGACGGGGATCTGGCCGCGCGTGGCGGATGACGCCCAGCCGATGCTGGAAATCAAGGTCACCGACGGCCATGCCGGGTCCGGGCCATCGCCGTTCTGGATGCATTTCGACCATGCCGAGATCGAGGAAGGCCCGATGGGTTTCATGGTCGAGGACCGGCACCTGCGCCGCGCCTTCCTGGACGCGATGGCGGACCAGCCTGCCATCACGCAGGTCACCGGGCGTGTCGTGGCGCAGGACACCCGGCCCGGGCGCACGGTGCTGACGCTCGTGGGTGGCGAAACCCTGGCCGGAAAGGTCCTGATCGGGTGCGACGGACGCGCCAGCGGCACCGCCCGCCGTGCGGGGATCGGGCGCACCGAATGGGATTATGGCCAGACCGCGCTGGTCTGCGCCATCGCCCATGAAAAACCCCATGACGGCATCGCACACCAGTTTTTCATGCCGCCGGGTCCGCTGGCGATCCTGCCGCTGAAGGACAACCGCTGTTCCATCGTCTGGAGCGAGCGCCACGACACCGCCCGGACCATCGCCGCGCTGGACGACGCCGCCTATCTCGAGGTGCTGCGCCCGCGGTTCGGCGATTTCCTCGGCGACATCGCGCTGGCGGGCGCGCGGTTTTCGTATCCGCTGGGCCTGACCGTGGCCAACAGCTTTGTCACCGAGCGGCTGGCGCTGGTGGGCGACGCGGCGCACGGGCTGCACCCGATCGCCGGACAGGGGCTGAATGCCGGGCTGCGCGACGTGGCCGCCCTGGCCGAGGTGCTGACCGATGCGGCACGGCGCGGAGAAGATATCGGCGCGGCCCCGGTTCTGGACCGCTACCAGCAGTGGCGCCGGTTCGACACCGCCACGCTGGCACTGGCGACCGATACGTTCAACAGGCTGTTTTCCAACGACAATCCGCTGCTACGGCTGGGCCGGGACCTGGGCATGGGGCTGGTCGGCGCCCTGCCCGGCCTGCGGCGCGGGTTCATCCGCGAGGCTGCGGGGCTGACCGGCGATCTGCCCCGGCTCATGCGGGGCCGGCCGCTCTGACCGCCTGCGCGGCAATGTCCTGACGGATCAGATCCTTGTAGAGATCCCGGATGCGCGCCATCACCGGCCGGTCGCCGGAACCGATCGGCTTGCCGTCGATTTCGGCAACCGGGGTCTGGGCGCCGAAGGTTCCGGTCAGGAACGCCTCGTCCGCGCCATAGGCCTCGTAGAGCGAGTAGTTCTTTTCGAAGACCGGGATGCCATTGTCGCGGCACAGGTCGATCACCTTGGCCCGCGTGACCCCGTTCATGCAGTAGTCGCCGCTGCTGGTCCACACCTCGCCCCGCCGCACGATGAAGAAATTGCAGGCATTGGTGGTGTTCACGAAGCCATGCGGGTCCAGCATCAGACCTTCGTCTGCGCCCGCCTGTTCGGCCTGCAGGCAGGCAATCACGCAGTTCAGCTTGGAATGGCTGTTGAACTTGGCGTCCTGGCTGTTCGGCAGGCCGCGCACCTGCGGCACGGTCGCCAGCCGGATACCGCGCGCGGCAAGCCCGTCGGCGGGTTTCGAATGTTCCATGATGATCACCAGCGTCGGCCCCGACCGCGACAGGGACGGGTGCTGGAACGGCTTGACCTTGACGCCCCGCGTCAGCATCAACCGGCAATGCACATCCGTCGTCATGCCGTTGGCGGCGGCGGTGCGGGTCAGCGCATCGAGAATACCCGCCCTATCCATCCCGACATCGAGGCTGACCGCCTTGCACGAGTTGAAGAAGCGATCCATGTGGTCGTCGAAAAACGCCCAGTGCCCGTCATAAAGCCGCAGCCCCTCCCACATACCGTCGCCGAGCATGAACCCGCTGTCATAAACCGACACTTTCGCATCGTCGCGATGCACGATCTCGCCGTTCACATAGATCCTTATATCGCGGTTGCGGGCATCGTCCTCGGCATCATGGGTGGTGAGGCTGCCGGTCTCGGGGTCTGTGGTCATGGGCGGTCCGTCGCGCTGGGGTAAAAACAGGACAGGATTGCCCGCTGCACCCCCGGATTGTCAACGGCGCGCGGCCCGGCAACGAAAAAGGCCGCACCCGGCGGGCGCGGCCTCAGTTATCGTCGCGGGAAAGGCCGGTTACTCGGCGCTTTCCTTCTTCTCGCGGGCGACTTCCTCGCCGGTTTCCTGGTCGACGACCTTCATCGACAGGCGCACCTTGCCGCGATCGTCAAAGCCCAGCAGCTTGACCTTCACTTCCTGACCTTCCTTCAGCACGTCGGACGGATGGTTCAGTCGGCGGTTTTCGATCTGGGACACATGCACCAGGCCGTCACGTTTGCCAAAGAAGTTCACGAAGGCGCCGAAATCGACGATCTTGACGACCTTGCCGGTATAGATCGCGCCTTCCTCGGGCTCGGCCACGATCGCGTGGATCATGTCATAGGCCTTCTGGATGGCTTCGCCGTTGGGCGATGCGATCTTGATGACGCCGTCATCGTTGATGTCGACCTTGGCGCCGGACACCTCGACGATCTCGCGGATCACCTTGCCGCCCGAGCCGATCACTTCGCGGATCTTGTCGGTGGGGATGTTCATGGTTTCGATACGCGGTGCGTGAACCGAGAATTCGCCGGCGCCGGACAGCGCCTTGTTCATCTCGCCCAGGATGTGCATCCGGCCGTCTTTCGCCTGTGCCAGCGCCTTTTCCATGATTTCCGGCGTGATGCCCGCGACCTTGATGTCCATCTGCAGCGAGGTGATGCCGTTTTCGGTGCCCGCCACCTTGAAGTCCATATCGCCGAGGTGGTCCTCGTCGCCCAGGATGTCGGTCAGCACCGCGTAGGACCCGTCCTCTTCGAGGATCAGACCCATCGCCACGCCGGCAACCGCGGATTTCAGCGGCACGCCCGCATCCATCATCGACAGCGACCCGCCACAGACCGAGGCCATCGACGACGACCCGTTCGATTCGGTGATCTCGGAGACCAGCCGGACCGTGTAGGGGAAATCGGTCGGGGCCGGCAGCACCGCCTGCAGCGCGCGCCAGGCCAGCTTGCCGTGGCCGATTTCGCGGCGGCCCGGAGGTCCGACGCGGCCAACCTCGCCAACCGAATAGGGCGGGAAGTTGTAATGCAGCAGGAAGTTCGACTTGAAGGTGCCGTGCAGCGCGTCGATGAACTGTTCGTCATCGCCGGTGCCCAGCGTCGTCACCACCAGGCCCTGGGTTTCGCCGCGGGTGAACAGCGCCGAACCGTGGGTGCGCGGCAGCAGGCCGGTTTCACAGCTGATCGGGCGCACATCGGTGGTCGAGCGTCCGTCGATCCGCTTGCCGCCCTTGACCACGTCGCCGCGCAGGATGCCGGCTTCGAGTTTCTTGAGCGCCGAGCCCAGATTGGCGTCGCCCAGCTGTTCTTCGGTCAGCGCGGCCTTGATCGTCTCGCGCGCGGCGGCGACGGCGGCGGTGCGGTCCTGTTTGTCGGTGATCGCGAACGCGGCGCGCATCTGCTCTTCGCCGGCGGCCTGCACCGCGGCGAACAGGTCGGAATAATCCGGCGCCTGGAAATCGAACGGCTCTTTCGCGGCGGATTCGGCCAGCGAAATGATCAGGTCGATCACCGGCTGGATCTGTTCGTGGGCAAAGGTCACCGCGCCCAGCATCTCGGCTTCCGACAGCTCATAGGCTTCGGATTCGACCATCATCACCGCGTCCTTGGTCCCGGCGACGACCAGGTCCAGCCGCTGTTCGGGGTTCAGGCGCAGGTCGTGCATGTCGTCCACGGTCGGGTTCAGCACATATTCGCCATCGGCAAACCCGACGCGGCAGCCGGCGATCGGCCCCATGAACGGCACGCCCGAGATGGTCAGCGCGGCGGACGCGGCGATCATCGCCACGATATCCGGGTCATTGACCAGGTCGTGGCTCAGTACGGTGCACATCACCAGCACTTCGTTCTTGAAGCCCGGCACGAACAGCGGGCGGATCGGTCGGTCGATCAGGCGCGCGGTCAGCGTTTCCTTTTCGGTCGGGCGCGCCTCGCGCTTGAAGAAACCGCCCGGCACCTTGCCGGCGGCATAGTATTTTTCCTGGTAGTGGACGGTCAGCGGAAAGAAATCCTGCCCGGGCTTCTGCTCGCGGGCATAGGTCACGTTGGCCATCACACGGGTTTCGCCCAGCGTGGCGATCACGGACCCGTCCGCCTGTCGGGCAACCTTGCCGGTTTCCAGCGTGAGCGTCTCCTCGCCCCACTGCATGGTCTTCGTCGTTATGTCAAACATCTAGCGTATCCTGATTGGGAGCGCTCCCGGGCCCTTCCCGGGTCTCCCGATTTCGTGGCGGCCCCATTGCCGCCGACCCCTGTCCTTTGCACAACGCCGGGGTCGCAGCGTCACGTCTCAGATTCTGCGCGAATACAGGAACGGACATGAAATTGAAAGGGGTTGGGAACCACCGCGTTCCCCTTCTTTCCGCGCAGCGATCCACCGCAGGGCACGCACGCCGCGCCCTGCCCCGGGCCGTTTCCGCATGGCCACGTCACCGCAGGCCGAAGGGGGTTCAGCGCCCGATATGGTCCAGAACGAAATCGGCGCGCGCCCCGACACCGGCCAGCGGCAGCTGCACGAGGTCATAGCCGGGCCGGCAATAGGTTTCGGCCATGATCCGGCCGGTGGCCTCGGCCTCCCGCCGGTCCTGCCTGCGCTCGGTATCCCGGCCATAGATCTCGTCCCAGTAGGGGGCGAAAAATACGGTTCGGCTGTATCGAAACACATGCGCCGCCTTCTCGACATGCGCGGGGACGGGCAGGCCGCAGAGGGTCAGATAGCCGATCACGTCGGGGAGGCCGCGATCCATCAGGACCGGGCCGGTCATCGCCGACGCCGCGTGGTGGGACCGGAGGTCCCAGCCGAGCATATGTTCGGCAAAACCCGCCCGGTCCGCCCAGGGCAGGGCCGTTCCTCCGATCCTGACCTGATCGCGGATGATCGCCCGGCCGGCCTCGGGCATCGTCCCCAGGCCCCGGCGCGCCAGGGCTTCGGTCAGGCTGGTCTTTCCCGCTCCGGGGCCGCCGGTCACAACGAATAAATGGTCACACATGCACCATCCTCTGCGGTATCACATGGGGGATGTCACGCGGGCCGCGACCGCATGGTCGGCGGCGCAGGTCCGGGCGGTGACACGAACGCGATGATACCGGCAAAGGCGACGGCCGCAAGGGTATCCGAAACGGATCGGATGATACGGCGGCGGGCAGAAAAAAACACGCCCGGATGGCCGGGCGTGCTGCTTGCATTTTCGCTCCGGGACGCGGAGGCGTCAGCGGCGCAGACCCAGGCGCTTGATCAGGTCCTGATAGCGAGCCTCGTCCTTGCCCTTGAGGTAATCCAGCAGCTTGCGGCGCTGGGCCACCATTTTCAGAAGCCCACGGCGACCGTGGTTGTCCTTCTTATGGGTCTTGAAATGCTCGGTCAGCGTTGCGATGCGCGAGCTCAGGATGGCAACCTGCACTTCGGGCGAACCGGTGTCGCCGTCCTTGGTTGCGAATTCCTTCATCACACGGGTCTTTTCCGCGGCAGTAATCGACATCGGGGTCTCCTTTACGGGTTGGAGTGAATGGCGCAGGCCGGGATGTCGTCCAGCACAGGCCCATGGAGAATATCCCGCACCGTCCCGCCCGGAAGCCAGCCCCGGAGATTCGAATGCGGATGCGCGCGTATAGGCGGTCTGAACCGGAAAGGCAAAGGGTTCGTGGGAATGCCCCGATCA
This is a stretch of genomic DNA from Pukyongiella litopenaei. It encodes these proteins:
- a CDS encoding VOC family protein, whose product is MSSITTVIPHIIARDAKAAIAFYIAAFGATEIFRMTDPSDGRIGHAELKFGDSTIMLADEYPDFGALGPDTIGGSPVTLHLSTTAVDADLARAVEAGATILRAATDQSFGERNAMVQDPFGHRWRLSQTIEQLHPDEMQRRWDEEAAS
- a CDS encoding heme-binding protein, encoding MAITGGLPITTSVGAVIGGIGVSGASSDEDVQCANLACRTFGRMNAG
- a CDS encoding alpha/beta fold hydrolase, with amino-acid sequence MRRHSFERDGVVFSFLDAGGDGKPLLALHGHWMGASDFTEVADDLSPEWRVIALDQRGFGETDHGAAHHMAAYVGDAVALLAHLAIAAPVPVLGHSFGGIVAYHLAAAHPERVSAMIIEDIGVNIQDDSTPFVTHWSGTFRLRETLEDRLGPRLAPYLQRSIRRTKDGWTLNFDPAEFLLSEQATNGDHWNVWLQSRCPALVLSGSESRVCDRAELQAMAERRDGTEFARLEAGHSIHIDARPEFVERLRQFLDKQHP
- a CDS encoding DNA translocase FtsK — encoded protein: MAYQTRSRDPLLDSNMQEALERRGRELIGIAMICFGLAVAAMIWSYSPDDPNWMVSTDAPVQNWLGRVGASVAAPLIMIAGKGAWGIALVAVIWGLRFALHWHADRAVGRLIFAPIAIALASVYAATLVPGAGWQATHSYGLGGLFGDTVLGAALTLLPLGSQMAVKLISFLLGVGLLALGAHVTGFTRPEIARGLRFCLVSLVMAYGQLMTLLGRGAAQAAQAARDHHAARAERRAAEAGDMAGDEDDLPDWSDPSAPSVLAKVPSFIRRPETMPEPELIEPEFTVEIDEPSGDRIRDRIANAIRARKGEPEPDPALPLTKGRGRRPEPLVLDPSAGRARVEPPVYAGAEPQEATAPVDAPSAPPSDPPGDLSGDLPGEPSSDPQPRVSVQDDALPLSEPEPDPMPIPVAGPRTVVMNPPRKTAALSTRAISEAQPGLAFDETGEAFELPPLSLLTNPVSIQRHLLSDEALEENARMLESVLDDYGVKGEIVSVRPGPVVTMYELEPAPGLKASRVIGLADDIARSMSALSARVSTVPGRSVIGIELPNENREKVVLREILASREFGDGNRSLPLALGKDIGGDPVVANLAKMPHLLIAGTTGSGKSVAINTMILSLLYKLTPEECRLIMIDPKMLELSVYDGIPHLLSPVVTDPKKAVVALKWVVGEMEDRYRKMSKMGVRNIAGYNGRVKDALSKNEMFSRTVQTGFDDETGEPVFETEEFAPEKLPYIVVIVDEMADLMMVAGKEIEACIQRLAQMARASGIHLIMATQRPSVDVITGTIKANFPTRISFQVTSKVDSRTILGEMGAEQLLGMGDMLYMAGGAKITRCHGPFVSDEEVEEVVSHLKSFGPPEYVGTVLDGPDDEKADDIDLVLGLGGNTNGEDALYDQAVQVVINDRKCSTSYIQRKLAIGYNKAARLVEQMEEQGLVSAANHVGKREILVPEPQ
- a CDS encoding aminotransferase class I/II-fold pyridoxal phosphate-dependent enzyme; this encodes MDYPERFSNLPDYAFPRLRALLDGHSPGGEVRHMSIGEPRHPFPPWIAQVIAANVAGFNSYPPNNGSPELLGAIAAWLSRRYGVSVDPDRQLMALNGTREGLYNAAMALGPERKGGQRPAVLIPNPFYQVYMVAALSVGAEPVYVPATAETGHLPDFAALPGEVLDRTVIAYVCSPANPQGAVAGRDYWRDLLALAEKHDFRIFADECYAELYRGDPPPGALQVAAETGADPERVLVFHSLSKRSNLPGLRSGFVAGGPDSIARIHQLRAYSGAPLPTPLQAAAARAWADEAHVEDNRALYRRKYTLADEVFGGVPGYLPPRAGFFLWLPVEDGEAATLKLWRETGVRVLPGAYLARGEGRDNPGKGYIRVAMVAPMDETRRGLSDLRDCLYA